ACCAGGCCAGCATCTTTGAGTCGTCGCAGCATCTCGATGCGCTGATCATTTTCTTCCTGGGTGCCTCGCGGGTTGCGAATGTTGTCCGCACGGATGGAGAACGTGAACTGCAACTCAGGCATGCCTCGTAAAACGTCGGCAATCGCGATTGCCCCGGACAGATCGTGACCAACAAAGTCCTCATCCACGAAGGTGAAAAACTTTTGGCCTGAGGACCGGATCTCTTCGAGTGAGGCCGTGATGACGTCCAGAGGTACGCGCGTCCAGTCACTCTTCTTACCAGGGGGACGGACGCAGAACGTGCAGTGTCCGTAATGGCAACCGCGTGAGGTTTCAACGCAACTGAAATAAGAATCGACATTGATTCGCTTGGGTTTGACTGCCTGATGGTTCCAAAGGGCGTGGGTCACAACGGGGTTGTTGGAGGGCACATCGCCTTGCATGAAGCTGATGCCTGGGATTCCAGCCAGGTGAAGTGAGCCGTCCAGTACACCTTCCACAATGCGAGCGAGGGGGGCCTCGCCCCACCCGCGAACCATCACAGCCTCTGGGAAGAGTTTTAAATGGGTCTCCGGGTCATTGGTCGGCATTGAGCCGCCGAAAACCAGTAGCGGTGGGCGTTGGGGTCGCCGGGCATGTTGCAGGGCAAGGGCGAGCTCTTCAACAAGCGCGTAAGTGCCCTGCGGAGCGGATA
This genomic stretch from Deinococcus planocerae harbors:
- a CDS encoding B12-binding domain-containing radical SAM protein, with amino-acid sequence MALFQLYGELQFSNWEPIACEALAAHLEQFIPGVHADIIPINPELDPKALQSIVGAYEAGTYAVMGISAPQGTYALVEELALALQHARRPQRPPLLVFGGSMPTNDPETHLKLFPEAVMVRGWGEAPLARIVEGVLDGSLHLAGIPGISFMQGDVPSNNPVVTHALWNHQAVKPKRINVDSYFSCVETSRGCHYGHCTFCVRPPGKKSDWTRVPLDVITASLEEIRSSGQKFFTFVDEDFVGHDLSGAIAIADVLRGMPELQFTFSIRADNIRNPRGTQEENDQRIEMLRRLKDAGLVRVYVGVEALCDAQLKRYGKGISQELHLHNDGEALPAEKIWECLRHRFWGSASAFWQMSSWPFQP